A stretch of the Zeugodacus cucurbitae isolate PBARC_wt_2022May chromosome 6, idZeuCucr1.2, whole genome shotgun sequence genome encodes the following:
- the LOC105215953 gene encoding 40S ribosomal protein S16 has protein sequence MQQKRREPVHAVQVFGRKKTATAVAYCKRGHGLLRVNGRPLEQIEPKVLQYKLQEPLLLLGKEKFAGVDIRVRVSGGGHVAQIYAIRQAISKALIAFYQKYVDEASKKEIKDILIQYDRTLLVGDPRRCEPKKFGGPGARARYQKSYR, from the exons ATGCAGCAAAAA CGCAGAGAGCCCGTGCACGCTGTGCAAGTTTTCGGACGCAAG AAAACCGCCACCGCTGTTGCTTACTGCAAGCGTGGACATGGTCTCTTGAGGGTCAATGGCCGTCCATTGGAACAAATTGAACCCAAAGTTTTGCAATACAAATTGCAGGAACCACTTTTGCTGTTGGGCAAG gAAAAATTCGCTGGCGTAGACATCCGTGTACGTGTTAGCGGTGGTGGTCATGTGGCACAAATTTATGCCATCCGTCAAGCTATCTCCAAGGCGCTGATCGCTTTCTACCAGAAAT acGTTGATGAAGCCTCTAAGAAGGAAATCAAGGATATCCTCATCCAATACGACAGAACTCTGTTGGTTGGTGATCCACGTCGTTGCGAGCCAAAGAAATTCGGTGGTCCAGGTGCCCGTGCTCGCTACCAAAAATCATATCGTTAA
- the LOC105215952 gene encoding structural maintenance of chromosomes protein 2, whose translation MYIKSVIIDGFKSYGRRTEIHGFDSEFTAITGLNGTGKSNILDSICFVLGIMNLGQVRAASLQDLVYKSGQAGVTKATVTLIFDNSDPNQCPLGYEKCREISVTRQIVVGGKNKYLINGKLVQNKKVSDFFCSVQLNVNNPNFLIMQGRITKVLNMKPQEILSMIEEAAGTSMYETKREATTKLIEKKDAKVRETNTLLQEEVEPKLEKLRQERSAYLEFQKICRDIEYLTRIHISFRYLKQKEALRSIEENIEKITNRIETCKTTIKDNNAEIEQIDEKSKDVQAQIDNDSGGALKEVEEELTKRVVEEGKMAGSLKSAQTSIEQEQKKLRALEKNITDDEKALKQKETQMSKVHYLFQSLKEADERDAQAYDAAQKKFEAVTQGLSVDDEGQSCSLQDQLINAKQQLSQAETTLKTSSMELTHCRNVLKQRENDKQSKDTLYAKDQELCENLEREIAGLSSKMQAIDYEDGSYEALQERKNVLQHEMRDFNHQLDRRNAYRYELKYRDPEPNFDRSKMRGMVGKLFNVRDEKNNLALMMTAGGSLYSYVADDDITSKKILQKGQLQHRVTIIPINKITSHPIDQSVVDFAQSLVGKENVQSALSLIEYDRYFEPVMKFVFGHTLVCRDLNIAKQVTYHRNIHSRSVTLEGDVVDPQGTLSGGSRPKGSNVLAELAEIKRLEREIASRKKELHNIEQKLRFTTEAARNYNRIKEQLDLRQHELNACKQRLAQSTFQQHQEEMKALQLQIETLEGDLVKARETQKTARNKIKDIEAKLADAKGFRERELKTAAEAMKLAKKKSEESRNNWKKREQEFETLQLEIDELHKSIKKTTEQRDAMVESIETLKTNLEELRIGSTDIATVVAELKKRIKEQKDKINSQNRELKNLLVKKEKLTKSNQDMTLEIKKKENEVNKVRNDSKDSFRKIETLEEKYPWILEDREFFGTKNTRYDYAKEDPIEAGQKLSVMREQKDKMERHINLRAMILLDREEEQYQETMRRKKIVEQDKEKIKHIICKMDEKKREKVEKAWKVVDENFSSIFSTLLQGAQARLNPVKQAGQLFGLEINVGFNGVWKESLSELSGGQRSLVALSLVLAMLKFSPAPLYILDEVDAALDMSHTQNIGNMLKAHFTGSQFIIVSLKDGMFNNANVLFRTKFEEGVSAVTRTVNAKLTQRGRK comes from the exons ATGTATATTAAATCTGTTATTATTGATGGTTTCAAGTCCTATGGACGACGCACAGAGATCCATGGTTTCGATAGCGAATTTACAGCGATTACCGGCTTGAACGGTACGGGCAAGTCAAACATATTAGATTCAATATGCTTTGTGCTTGGTATAATGAATTTGGGACAG GTGCGTGCTGCATCATTGCAAGATCTTGTGTACAAAAGTGGTCAGGCGGGTGTTACAAAGGCTACCGTTACTTTAATTTTCGACAATTCTGATCCAAATCAATGCCCGCTGGGCTACGAAAAGTGTCGTGAAATCTCAGTTACGCGTCAAATTGTTGTTGGCGGTAAAAATAAATACCTCATCAATGGCAAActtgtgcaaaataaaaaagtatcagATTTCTTTTGCTCCGTGcaattgaatgttaataaccCGAACTTTTTAATTATGCAAGGACGCATAACGAAAGTGTTGAATATGAAACCACAAGAAATATTGTCCATGATTGAGGAGGCAGCTGGCACTAGTATGTATGAGACAAAACGCGAAGCCACTACAAAGCTGATTGAGAAGAAAGATGCGAAGGTGCGTGAAACAAATACACTACTACAAGAAGAAGTCGAACCGAAATTGGAAAAGTTGCGGCAGGAACGTTCAGCTTAtttggaatttcaaaaaatttgtcGTGATATTGAATATTTGACACGCATACACATATCATTTCGATATTTGAAACAAAAGGAGGCATTACGCTCTATTGAAGAGAATATTGAAAAGATAACTAATCGCATTGAAACATGTAAAACAACAATTAAAGATAATAATGCTGAAATAGAGCAGATTGATGAAAAATCTAAAGATGTGCAAGCGCAAATAGATAATGATAGTGGCGGTGCGCTTAAGGAAGTGGAAGAGGAACTTACGAAACGCGTGGTGGAAGAAGGTAAAATGGCGGGTAGTTTGAAGTCGGCGCAAACCAGCATCGAACAAGAGCAAAAGAAATTACGCGCTTTAGAGAAGAATATTACCGATGACGAGAAGGCGCTTAAACAAAAGGAAACACAAATGTCCAAAGTGCACTATCTCTTTCAGAGTCTCAAAGAAGCGGATGAGCGCGATGCGCAAGCCTATGATGCGGCTCAGAAAAAGTTTGAAGCCGTGACACAAGGTTTATCGGTGGACGATGAGGGACAATCATGCTCGCTACAGGATCAGCTAATAA ATGCCAAACAACAACTCAGTCAGGCAGAGACAACACTTAAAACATCCAGCATGGAATTAACACACTGCAGAAATGTGCTCAAACAACGTGAGAACGACAAACAGTCTAAAGATACGCTATACGCCAAAGATCAAGAACTATGTGAGAACCTGGAAAGGGAAATCGCTGGTCTCAGTTCAAAAATGCAAGCCATTGATTATGAGGATGGCAGCTACGAGGCTTTGCAGGAGCGTAAAAATGTTTTGCAGCATGAGATGCGCGACTTTAATCATCAGCTGGATCGGCGCAATGCCTATCGCTATGAACTGAAATATCGTGATCCTGAACCGAATTTCGATCGCAGCAAAATGCGTGGCATGGTTGGCAAGCTATTCAATGTACGCGATGAAAAGAATAATCTTGCCTTAATGATGACTGCTGGTGGCAGC TTATACAGTTATGTGGCCGATGATGACATAACGAGCAAGAAAATACTGCAGAAAGGACAATTGCAACATCGTGTGACCATCATACCAATCAACAAAATCACATCACATCCGATTGATCAGAGCGTAGTTGATTTCGCACAAAGTTTG gtGGGTAAGGAGAATGTGCAGTCTGCTTTGTCGTTAATCGAGTATGATCGTTACTTTGAACCAgtaatgaaatttgtttttggcCATACATTGGTGTGTCGCGATTTGAATATAGCAAAACAG GTCACTTATCACCGCAATATACACTCGCGTTCGGTAACGCTGGAAGGCGATGTGGTTGATCCACAAGGTACGCTCTCTGGTGGCTCACGTCCGAAAGGCAGCAATGTGTTGGCTGAATTGGCCGAAATCAAACGATTGGAAAGAGAAATCGCctcgcgcaaaaaggaattgcATAATATTGAGCAAAAATTACg CTTCACAACAGAAGCAGCACGCAACTACAATCGCATCAAGGAGCAACTGGATCTGCGTCAGCATGAGTTAAACGCCTGCAAGCAGCGTTTGGCGCAAAGCACATTCCAACAGCATCAGGAGGAAATGAAGGCATTGCAGCTGCAAATCGAAACGCTGGAAGGCGATCTGGTCAAGGCGCGCGAAACGCAAAAGACAGCACGCAACAAAATCAAGGATATCGAGGCGAAGCTAGCCGATGCTAAGGGCTTTCGCGAGCGTGAGCTGAAGACGGCCGCAGAGGCGATGAAACTGGCGAAGAAGAAATCCGAGGAGTCGCGTAACAATTGGAAGAAGCGCGAGCAAGAATTCGAAACGCTACAATTGGAAATCGATGAGCTgcataaaagtattaaaaagacCACCGAACAGCGTGATGCTATGGTGGAGAGTATTGAGACTTTGAAAACGAATCTCGAAGAATTGCGCATTGGCAGCACGGATATCGCAACAGTGGTGGCCGAACTGAAGAAACGCATCAAAGAGCAAAAAGATAAAATTAACTCACAGAATAGAGAGTTGAAAAATTTGTTGGTTAAAAAGGAGAAGTTAACCAAAAGTAATCAAGATATGACATTGGAAATTAAGAAGAAGGAGAACGAGGTGAATAAGGTGCGTAACGATAGTAAGGACTCATTTCGCAAAATTGAAACGCTCGAGGAGAAGTACCCATGGATTTTGGAGGATCGCGAATTTTTCGGCACAAAAAACACCAGATACGACTACGCCAAAGAAGATCCCATCGAGGCGGGACAGAAATTGAGCGTTATGCGCGAACAAAAGGATAAAATGGAGCGACATATCAATCTGCGCGCTATGATACTCTTAGATCGCGAAGAGGAGCAGTATCAGGAGACAATGCGACGCAAAAAGATCGTGGAGCAGGATAAAGAAAAGATCAAgcacataatttgtaaaatggATGAGAAGAAGCGTGAGAAAGTGGAGAAAGCATGGAAGGTGGTCGATGAGAATTTCAGCAGCATATTCAGCACGCTGTTACAGGGTGCGCAAGCACGTCTCAATCCCGTCAAACAGGCGGGACAACTATTCGGTTTGGAGATAAATGTGGGCTTCAACGGCGTATGGAAGGAGTCGCTCAGCGAACTCTCCGGCGGTCAACGCTCGTTAGTTGCGCTATCACTTGTCTTGGCTATGCTGAAATTTTCACCCGCGCCGCTATATATACTAGACGAGGTTGACGCCGCCTTGGATATGTCGCACACACAAAATATCGGCAACATGTTGAAGGCGCACTTCACTGGCTCGCAATTCATTATTGTCTCGCTGAAGGATGGCATGTTCAACAATGCAAATGTGCTCTTCCGCACCAAATTCGAAGAGGGCGTATCGGCCGTTACGCGCACGGTCAATGCAAAGTTGACGCAACGTGGACGTAAGTAA
- the LOC105215951 gene encoding trypsin I-P1 isoform X1, producing the protein MLLFHIYSVAFLFLFDFKEHIYATPIVGGQVIYNPGDAAPKYPYMVSIQELHKPTDARGVEEFRHFCGGAMLNRWWFVTAAHCFLRKKLARIAAVIGHENLLSTNQNNSRYAIERVKFIYYQPTNIQNDIALVRLKKSYEPEYNLISNAFGTLPLPDMKHLSGVFCQIIGYGATQYAGELQNKLIEGVVKIITKQECTEILGRILAPPHDETTLCALGDNQDTCQGDSGGPLICKLDDVPYICGIVSHGLTCGVTGVPSIYTAILPYLEWITWIINDKTEDS; encoded by the exons ATGCTGTTGTTTCATATTTATAGCGTGGCGTTTTTATTCTTATTCGATTTTAAGGAGCATATTTATGCAACACCTATCGTTGGTGGTCAAGTAATTTATAATCCAGGCGATG CAGCACCCAAGTATCCTTATATGGTTTCCATACAAGAATTGCATAAACCTACCGATGCACGGGGCGTTGAAGAGTTTCGTCATTTCTGTGGTGGCGCTATGTTGAATCGTTGGTGGTTCGTGACTGCTGCACATTGCTTTTTGCGCAA AAAGCTGGCACGCATAGCAGCCGTTATCGGTCATGAAAATCTTTTAAGCACCAATCAGAATAACAGTCGTTACGCCATCGAAcgtgttaaatttatttactaccAACC tacaaatatacaaaatgatatTGCGTTGGTGCGCTTGAAGAAATCTTATGAACCGGAATACAATTTAATCAGCAATGCGTTTGGTACATTACCGCTGCCTGATATGAAACATTTAAGCGGTG ttttctgtcAGATTATAGGTTATGGTGCAACACAATATGCTGGAGAATTGCAAAACAAACTGATTGAAGGTGTggtaaaaattattacaaaacagGAGTGCACTGAGATTTTGGGCAGAATATTGGCACCACCACACGATGAAACTACACTTTGTGCATTGGGTGACAATCAAGACACTTGTCAG GGCGATAGTGGTGGtcctttaatttgtaaattgGATGATGTGCCTTACATATGTGGTATTGTATCCCATGGTCTCACTTGTGGTGTAACTGGCGTGCCTAGCATCTATACGGCTATATTGCCATATTTGGAGTGGATTACATGGATTATCAATGATAAAACTGAAGATAGttga
- the LOC105215951 gene encoding trypsin I-P1 isoform X2, translating into MLLFHIYSVAFLFLFDFKEHIYATPIVGGQVIYNPGDAPKYPYMVSIQELHKPTDARGVEEFRHFCGGAMLNRWWFVTAAHCFLRKKLARIAAVIGHENLLSTNQNNSRYAIERVKFIYYQPTNIQNDIALVRLKKSYEPEYNLISNAFGTLPLPDMKHLSGVFCQIIGYGATQYAGELQNKLIEGVVKIITKQECTEILGRILAPPHDETTLCALGDNQDTCQGDSGGPLICKLDDVPYICGIVSHGLTCGVTGVPSIYTAILPYLEWITWIINDKTEDS; encoded by the exons ATGCTGTTGTTTCATATTTATAGCGTGGCGTTTTTATTCTTATTCGATTTTAAGGAGCATATTTATGCAACACCTATCGTTGGTGGTCAAGTAATTTATAATCCAGGCGATG CACCCAAGTATCCTTATATGGTTTCCATACAAGAATTGCATAAACCTACCGATGCACGGGGCGTTGAAGAGTTTCGTCATTTCTGTGGTGGCGCTATGTTGAATCGTTGGTGGTTCGTGACTGCTGCACATTGCTTTTTGCGCAA AAAGCTGGCACGCATAGCAGCCGTTATCGGTCATGAAAATCTTTTAAGCACCAATCAGAATAACAGTCGTTACGCCATCGAAcgtgttaaatttatttactaccAACC tacaaatatacaaaatgatatTGCGTTGGTGCGCTTGAAGAAATCTTATGAACCGGAATACAATTTAATCAGCAATGCGTTTGGTACATTACCGCTGCCTGATATGAAACATTTAAGCGGTG ttttctgtcAGATTATAGGTTATGGTGCAACACAATATGCTGGAGAATTGCAAAACAAACTGATTGAAGGTGTggtaaaaattattacaaaacagGAGTGCACTGAGATTTTGGGCAGAATATTGGCACCACCACACGATGAAACTACACTTTGTGCATTGGGTGACAATCAAGACACTTGTCAG GGCGATAGTGGTGGtcctttaatttgtaaattgGATGATGTGCCTTACATATGTGGTATTGTATCCCATGGTCTCACTTGTGGTGTAACTGGCGTGCCTAGCATCTATACGGCTATATTGCCATATTTGGAGTGGATTACATGGATTATCAATGATAAAACTGAAGATAGttga
- the LOC128922626 gene encoding zinc finger protein 862-like: MVCQPCDKVFTCKWWLDEVCFECLLAADTLMMDRFIVKKSRIDKQKENEENFTEEDITEEEDQGNNNEPKKSKRTRKFRTEWLKKFPWLENKNGLAFCKACNKNSLNILSHLNRHASCSSHVQNMETKKSQLSMETFLDTEKEQMSKKVQYAEFTLVMFLITHNLPFLLMDVLPALLAECCPDSEVAKRLQIARTKATNITKEIASKTTSELVSTLKNCKFSIIIDETTDISIKKCLVMVVRYVVNFIAKDRFLALIELPKCDSASVFGAVKKFLLDNNIPLKNIIGMATDGASVMAGHLSGVKALLESETNIFYLKCTCHSLHLCVSYATKKIPEDVNWLCRNIYSFFSHSPKRVHDFKEFQEYCSVKPHKILGVCQTRWLSLEGVVSRINEQWDALKFFFIYAKLEVNAIRSNQLAEKMEDNKTKSYFLFLSYALPLINNLNKEFQSEKSRLPYLYSSMKSYFLLILNNFIAKNKELHVNINYKSTCNHIELPKIFIGTKAEVLLKKKATADEINEVKGNILAFYIELLDQIKLRFDFSRKDLELLKLITPEEVMSANDNNILDLVLEYADLFECECDKIITQWTLFKLSNHNLNSNLDIDLFWEKVASMKDGLGDLKFPDLSGFVFNLLSLPHSSAVAERKFSSLKLIKTSTRNKLEVSTLHAIMTCKELTNRNIVWSAKKDFP, from the exons ATGGTTTGCCAACCCTGTGACAAAGTATTTACATGCAAATGGTGGCTTGATGAAGTTTGCTTTGAGTGTTTGTTGGCTGCTGATACATTGATGATGGATAG ATTTATAGTAAAAAAGTCACGGATTGATAAACAAAAggaaaatgaagaaaacttTACTGAAGAAGACATTACTGAAGAAGAAGACCAAGGAAATAACAATGAGCC taAAAAGAGCAAAAGAACGAGAAAGTTCAGAACTGAGTGGCTGAAAAAGTTCCCGTGGCTGGAAAACAAAAATGGTCTCGCTTTTTGCAAAGCGTGCAACAAGAactctttaaatatattgtcACATCTTAACAGACACGCCAGTTGTTCTTCTCATGTACAAAATATGGAAACCAAAAAGAGTCAATTATCGATGGAGACATTTTTGGATACCGAAAAAGAGCAGATGAGCAAAAAGGTTCAATATGCAGAATTTACACTCGTCATGTTTCTTATAACGCACAACTTGCCGTTTTTATTAATGGATGTTTTACCTGCTCTGTTAGCTGAATGTTGCCCGGACTCTGAAGTGGCCAAACGTTTGCAAATTGCCAGAACTAAAGCAACAAACATAACCAAGGAAATTGCTAGCAAAACAACATCCGAGCTTGTTTCAACGTTAAAGAACTGTAAGTTTTCAATAATCATTGACGAAACCACGGATATCTCAATTAAAAAATGTCTGGTAATGGTCGTGAGATACGTTGTGAACTTTATTGCAAAGGATCGATTTTTAGCACTTATTGAGCTACCAAAGTGTGATTCAGCTTCAGTATTTGGAGcagtaaaaaagtttttgttagACAACAATATTccgctaaaaaatattataggtATGGCAACAGATGGTGCAAGTGTCATGGCCGGCCATTTATCTGGCGTAAAAGCGTTACTGGAgtcagaaacaaatattttttatttgaaatgtacTTGCCATtctttgcatttgtgtgtgagtTATGCCACTAAAAAAATACCCGAAGATGTCAATTGGTTATgtcgaaatatatatagcttcTTTTCGCATAGCCCTAAACGAGTTCATGACTTTAAGGAATTTCAGGAGTATTGCTCCGTGAAACCACATAAAATATTAGGTGTTTGTCAAACACGATGGCTGTCTTTAGAGGGAGTTGTTTCCCGAATAAATGAGCAATGGGACGCcttaaaattcttttttatttatgcaaaattagaAGTCAATGCAATTCGATCAAACCAATTGGCTGAAAAAATGGaagataataaaacaaaatcctATTTCCTATTTCTTTCGTATGCGTTGCCTTTGATTAACAATTTGAACAAAGAGTTTCAGTCAGAAAAAAGTCGTCTTCCATATCTCTATTCGAGTATGAAATCATAtttcttgttaattttaaataattttattgcaaagaACAAAGAACTTCACGTCAATATTAACTATAAAAGCACTTGTAATCATATTGaactaccaaaaatatttattggtaCAAAAGCAGAagttctattaaaaaaaaaggcaACAGCTGATGAAATAAATGAAGTGAAAGGTAACATTCTGGCATTTTACATAGAGCTTTTAGATCAAATCAAATTAAGATTTGATTTCTCCAGGAAGGATTtagaacttttaaaattaataacaccTGAGGAGGTGATGTCAGCAaatgacaataatattttagatttagtTTTGGAATATGCAGACTTATTTGAATGTGAATGTGATAAAATCATTACCCAATggactttatttaaattaagtaatcACAATTTAAATAGTAATTTGGATATTGACTTATTTTGGGAGAAAGTCGCTTCCATGAAAGATGGACTGGGCGACTTAAAATTTCCAGATCTAAGTggctttgtatttaatttattgtcatTGCCTCACAGTTCTGCAGTGGCAGAGAGAAAATTCTCTtctcttaaattaattaaaaccagCACTAGAAATAAGTTGGAAGTAAGTACTTTACATGCGATAATGACCTGTAAAGAACTAACGAATAGAAATATTGTTTGGTCAGCAAAAAAAGATTTTCCATGA